In Zunongwangia profunda SM-A87, the following proteins share a genomic window:
- a CDS encoding helix-turn-helix domain-containing protein, with translation MSTATKTSHIGRKISRIRELRGMKQEALAAELGISQQSVSNLEKSENVDEGTLKKISEVLNVSPEAIRHFTEEAVFNIINNTFKDNSANNNNYFCTIDPVEKIVELYERLVQAEKEKNAYLEKLLDKK, from the coding sequence ATGAGCACAGCAACAAAAACCAGTCATATCGGTAGAAAAATCAGCCGAATCAGAGAACTTCGAGGAATGAAGCAAGAAGCCCTTGCCGCAGAATTAGGGATCAGCCAACAAAGTGTGTCAAATCTCGAGAAAAGCGAAAACGTTGATGAGGGTACACTAAAGAAGATATCTGAAGTTTTAAATGTATCGCCTGAAGCAATTCGTCATTTTACAGAGGAAGCTGTTTTCAACATTATTAATAATACATTTAAAGATAATAGTGCAAATAATAATAACTATTTCTGTACCATAGATCCAGTTGAAAAGATAGTGGAACTTTACGAACGTCTAGTTCAAGCAGAAAAAGAGAAAAATGCTTATTTAGAGAAGTTGTTAGATAAGAAATAG
- the folK gene encoding 2-amino-4-hydroxy-6-hydroxymethyldihydropteridine diphosphokinase → MKSPKIVHIALGSNEGERFDILQNAVNRIFEDVGEILKISSVYETASWGFAGNTFLNACISVSTRFSAEEVLRKLLAIEAYFGRKRNDTRNYQNRTLDLDVLLFEDEVSETETLTLPHPQIQNRRFVLQPLNDIASKEVHPVLKKKIQQLLLEVKDDAGLSKIDAKLETPKLNNKFSSCNYIAVEGNIGAGKTSFSTMISQDFNAKLILERFKDNPFLPKFYEDQERYAFSLEMSFLADRYQQLSDDLAQYDLFKDFVISDYDVFKSLIFAKITLEEDEYSLYQKLFHLMYKELVKPDLYIYLYQNTERLLQNIKKRGREYEQNIQPEYLMDINKSYLSFIKSQTNMKVQIIDISELDFVNNRKDYLKLLGEIKL, encoded by the coding sequence TTGAAATCCCCTAAGATAGTACATATAGCGCTGGGAAGCAATGAAGGAGAGCGTTTTGATATTTTACAAAATGCAGTAAACAGGATATTTGAAGATGTTGGTGAAATTCTAAAAATTTCTTCGGTGTATGAAACCGCTTCCTGGGGTTTTGCCGGAAACACCTTTCTTAATGCCTGTATTTCGGTTTCTACACGTTTTTCTGCGGAAGAGGTACTACGGAAATTATTAGCGATTGAAGCTTACTTTGGCCGAAAAAGGAATGATACTAGAAATTACCAAAATCGAACTTTAGATTTGGATGTTTTGCTTTTTGAAGATGAAGTGAGTGAAACAGAAACCTTGACTTTGCCGCATCCGCAAATCCAAAATCGACGTTTTGTATTACAACCTTTAAATGATATTGCTTCTAAAGAAGTGCATCCTGTACTAAAAAAGAAAATTCAGCAATTATTGCTCGAAGTAAAGGATGATGCTGGATTGTCTAAAATCGATGCGAAACTTGAAACACCCAAGCTCAATAACAAGTTTAGTTCCTGTAATTATATTGCGGTGGAAGGGAATATTGGAGCCGGTAAAACCAGTTTTTCGACAATGATTTCTCAGGATTTTAACGCCAAACTAATTTTAGAGCGTTTTAAGGACAATCCGTTTTTACCAAAATTTTACGAAGATCAGGAGCGCTATGCTTTTTCGCTAGAGATGTCTTTTTTGGCCGATCGCTATCAGCAATTATCTGATGATTTGGCGCAGTACGATTTGTTTAAGGATTTTGTGATCTCTGATTATGACGTTTTTAAATCCCTGATTTTTGCTAAAATCACTTTAGAAGAAGATGAATATTCGCTGTATCAAAAGTTATTTCATTTAATGTATAAAGAGTTGGTTAAGCCAGATTTGTACATTTATCTTTATCAAAATACCGAAAGGTTACTTCAGAATATCAAAAAAAGAGGGCGGGAATACGAACAGAATATTCAGCCTGAATATTTAATGGATATCAATAAAAGCTACCTCTCTTTTATAAAGTCTCAAACCAATATGAAAGTTCAGATTATCGATATTTCTGAACTGGATTTTGTAAACAACCGCAAAGATTACTTGAAATTATTAGGAGAAATTAAGCTATAG
- a CDS encoding gliding motility protein GldB-related protein — protein sequence MKKIVLLLFISILINQLNAQEKIDPFRIKKEADRNYQSKDYALATKNYIQFIEVADFKVQKKSAAYNAACCLALQESIDSAFVMLDKAIDYGLAEKSHLLSDSDLEILHQDQRWEKLISGLSESDTFNTDPELANIVVQDVHNFWEAYDLAQDSSNQAASIYNQYYFEKASPGMQDYMGLKVRSKDYFIKHINSHPKLYQTIRQNTLKVDEYKKDIQKSFKELKEIYPSAKFPDVYFVMGAFTSGGTVSSAGLLIGINQMSDGEDVNTQELDFGDKLLMNQSENIPYIVSHELIHFQQDGLKNDTITLGYAISEGMADFIGELISGETANRKIFDWAKGKEKQIWADFNKDMYYDRYSNWIGNYSKASKDSYPDLGYWIGYEICKSYYENAEDKKQAIQDMLTIQDYRKFLADSKWESKLQQL from the coding sequence ATGAAGAAAATAGTACTTCTTTTATTTATTTCAATTTTAATCAATCAATTAAACGCTCAAGAGAAAATAGATCCTTTCAGGATTAAAAAAGAAGCAGATAGAAATTACCAATCCAAGGATTATGCGTTAGCAACTAAAAATTATATTCAATTTATTGAAGTTGCCGATTTCAAAGTTCAGAAAAAGAGCGCAGCTTATAATGCTGCGTGCTGTTTGGCTTTACAGGAAAGCATAGATAGTGCTTTTGTAATGTTAGATAAAGCAATTGATTATGGTTTAGCAGAGAAATCTCATCTTTTATCAGATTCGGATTTGGAGATTTTACATCAAGACCAGAGATGGGAAAAATTGATTAGTGGACTTTCAGAATCAGATACGTTTAATACAGATCCAGAATTGGCAAATATTGTAGTACAGGATGTCCACAATTTTTGGGAGGCTTATGATTTAGCGCAGGATAGCTCAAATCAGGCAGCGAGCATTTATAACCAATATTATTTCGAAAAAGCTAGTCCAGGAATGCAGGATTATATGGGATTGAAAGTAAGGTCTAAAGATTATTTTATAAAGCATATTAATAGTCATCCTAAACTTTATCAAACCATAAGACAGAATACGCTTAAAGTAGATGAGTATAAAAAGGATATCCAAAAAAGTTTTAAAGAACTTAAGGAGATTTACCCATCGGCTAAATTTCCGGATGTTTATTTTGTTATGGGGGCATTTACCAGTGGAGGAACAGTTTCATCTGCTGGTTTGCTTATTGGAATAAACCAGATGAGTGATGGAGAAGATGTGAATACGCAAGAACTGGATTTTGGAGATAAATTATTGATGAATCAATCAGAAAATATTCCGTATATCGTTTCACATGAATTAATACATTTTCAGCAAGATGGCCTTAAAAATGATACTATTACCCTTGGTTATGCTATAAGTGAAGGTATGGCCGATTTTATAGGAGAATTAATTAGCGGTGAAACTGCAAATAGGAAAATATTTGATTGGGCCAAAGGGAAAGAAAAACAAATTTGGGCCGACTTTAATAAGGATATGTACTACGATCGCTACAGCAATTGGATTGGCAATTATAGTAAAGCTTCAAAAGATAGTTATCCAGATTTAGGATATTGGATTGGTTATGAAATCTGTAAATCCTATTACGAAAATGCGGAAGATAAAAAGCAGGCGATTCAGGATATGCTTACCATTCAGGATTATCGAAAGTTCTTAGCCGATAGCAAATGGGAATCGAAACTACAGCAGCTGTGA
- a CDS encoding RNA methyltransferase gives MKNRKIKNSELNRKSVEEFKEARKTPIIVILDNIRSLNNIGSVFRTADAFLIEKVYLCGITAKPPHKDIQKTALGATETVVWEHVEDTLDLVEKLKEDNIKVFSIEQAEGAVMLNNFKPEIGEKIAVIFGNEVKGVQQKVVSASDGVIEIPQAGSKHSLNISVSTGVILWDLYSKLKAADYSSAGGHGH, from the coding sequence ATGAAAAACCGGAAGATCAAAAACAGTGAGCTCAATCGTAAGTCGGTTGAAGAATTTAAAGAGGCTAGAAAGACTCCCATTATTGTTATTTTGGACAATATTCGAAGTCTGAATAATATTGGATCTGTTTTTAGAACTGCCGACGCGTTTTTAATCGAAAAAGTTTATTTGTGCGGAATTACTGCTAAACCGCCTCATAAAGACATTCAGAAAACAGCCCTTGGCGCTACTGAAACGGTGGTTTGGGAACATGTTGAAGACACTTTAGATTTAGTCGAAAAACTGAAAGAGGATAACATAAAAGTATTTTCTATCGAACAAGCAGAAGGTGCCGTAATGCTCAATAATTTTAAGCCTGAAATTGGTGAAAAAATAGCGGTAATTTTTGGGAATGAGGTAAAAGGTGTACAGCAAAAAGTAGTTTCGGCTAGTGATGGCGTAATTGAAATTCCGCAAGCCGGAAGCAAACATTCTTTAAATATCTCTGTAAGCACTGGTGTAATCCTGTGGGATTTGTATTCAAAACTAAAAGCCGCCGATTATAGTTCTGCCGGTGGACACGGACATTAA
- a CDS encoding alpha/beta hydrolase, whose product MKTFSILVLFFSFSLAAQVSTLPLWPEDEMPNKQKSDEKEDINQDDITWITKVQKPTLEVYLPPKASANGQAVLVCPGGGYAGLAYDWEGTEIAKYLNSKGIAAGVLKYRLPGSASVKESFKAPLQDAQRGIRILRANALDWNIDKNKVGVMGFSAGGHLASTLGTHYQEAFYSAIDSTDSEEIRPNFMVLVYPVISMDSKITHQGSHDNLLGKKPTAALEKQFSNELQVTENTPPVFLIHAGDDDVVPVENSLRMYTSLREHGVPTEMHIYPKGGHGFSLANEIYYLQSWSDRLTDWLRNLN is encoded by the coding sequence ATGAAAACTTTTAGTATTCTCGTTCTGTTTTTTAGCTTTTCTTTGGCCGCACAAGTATCAACCCTTCCTCTTTGGCCGGAAGATGAAATGCCTAATAAGCAAAAATCTGATGAAAAGGAAGACATAAATCAGGATGATATCACCTGGATTACAAAAGTCCAAAAGCCAACATTAGAAGTTTATCTTCCGCCAAAAGCATCCGCTAACGGGCAGGCAGTTTTGGTTTGTCCCGGTGGTGGTTATGCTGGTCTGGCTTATGACTGGGAAGGTACCGAGATTGCTAAATATCTGAACTCAAAAGGAATTGCAGCCGGAGTTTTAAAATATAGATTACCAGGTTCAGCTTCAGTAAAGGAAAGTTTTAAAGCACCACTTCAGGATGCGCAGCGGGGTATTAGAATACTTCGAGCAAATGCTTTAGACTGGAATATCGATAAAAACAAAGTTGGTGTTATGGGATTTTCGGCCGGTGGACATTTGGCTTCCACTTTGGGAACGCATTATCAGGAAGCATTTTATTCCGCAATAGATAGTACAGATTCCGAAGAAATTCGTCCCAATTTTATGGTCTTAGTCTATCCGGTAATTAGCATGGATTCAAAAATAACCCATCAGGGCTCTCATGATAATTTGTTAGGTAAAAAACCAACTGCAGCATTAGAAAAACAATTTTCCAATGAGCTTCAGGTAACCGAAAATACGCCTCCTGTATTTCTTATACATGCCGGCGATGATGATGTGGTGCCGGTAGAAAATAGTCTTAGGATGTATACCTCTTTAAGAGAACATGGGGTGCCCACCGAAATGCACATTTACCCCAAAGGTGGTCATGGATTCTCGCTGGCAAACGAAATTTATTACCTGCAAAGCTGGAGTGATCGATTAACCGATTGGTTGCGGAATTTAAATTAA
- a CDS encoding queuosine precursor transporter gives MAKLYLKDKLTAYRFYLILAALFIASLVVSNLIFQKFFSWDFFGLYTFEISVGILPYPVTFLITDLISEVYGKKKANQVVTAGIFASLFSLLIIYTADAVPATDWSPIGNELFQKVFGATAIAVIASMLAYLLAQYIDIQLFHFWKKLTKGKHLWIRNNFSTFLSQFVDTFSVLFLLCSFHKIEWDRFGALLLSGFLFKVIVAICDTPFLYAAVYAMRKRFKLAEGEEIILEEQD, from the coding sequence TTGGCAAAACTCTACTTAAAAGATAAACTAACGGCCTATAGATTTTACCTGATTCTAGCCGCTTTGTTCATTGCATCTCTGGTAGTTTCTAATTTAATATTTCAGAAGTTTTTTAGCTGGGATTTTTTCGGCCTTTATACTTTTGAAATTTCGGTGGGTATTTTGCCATATCCGGTTACGTTTTTAATTACCGATCTTATTAGTGAGGTGTATGGGAAAAAGAAAGCTAACCAGGTCGTGACCGCCGGAATCTTTGCCTCGCTCTTTTCTTTATTGATTATTTATACCGCAGATGCTGTACCGGCAACAGACTGGTCCCCTATTGGAAATGAATTATTTCAAAAAGTGTTTGGAGCTACCGCCATTGCTGTAATTGCTTCGATGCTGGCTTACTTACTGGCTCAATACATCGACATTCAGCTTTTTCATTTTTGGAAAAAACTCACCAAAGGGAAACATCTTTGGATAAGAAATAACTTTTCAACTTTTCTTTCCCAATTTGTAGACACCTTTTCCGTGCTTTTCTTGTTGTGTAGCTTTCATAAAATTGAATGGGATCGTTTTGGTGCTCTTTTACTAAGTGGGTTTTTATTTAAAGTAATTGTAGCGATTTGCGATACACCTTTTCTATATGCCGCGGTATATGCAATGAGAAAACGATTTAAGCTTGCGGAAGGGGAAGAAATTATCCTGGAAGAACAAGATTGA
- a CDS encoding S41 family peptidase produces MRKILFSLFAILLGVGQSFAQVTPKWIRYQTISPDGETIAFTYKGNLYTVATSGGDAKQITFHKAHDYMPVWSKDGKQLAFASDRYGNFDVFVMDALGGPATRLTYHSNDEQPFSFSADNKSVIFGAVRQDLATHRQFPASYQPELYRVPTTCGRVDQIFTIPAEYVQISKDGKTMVYHDKVGSENEWRKHHVSSVTRDLWTYDVDQDKHTMITSFKGEDRQPIFDDSEENLYYLSEESGNFNVHKLSIENPKETEQLTSFESFPVRFLSFGNGTLAFGYDGELYTMREGQEPKKVDVNIRTQPVDNNDNYISIKDGVQEMDVSPNGKEIAFVARGEVFVTSVDGSLTKRITDTPNQERFVSFTPDGKSLVYSSERDGKWNIYKTEIVRKEEPFFYASTLLKEEPVIEADTDSYIPKYSPDGKKLAYISGRRNLRVKELSSGKEIDLLTSDDLFTMSDGDQYFTWSPDSKWILMDWGKLLSNNEVLLLAADGSKRENLTESGYQDYNPKWVNEGKQMLWFSNRNGLKSYATSGRTEADVYSMFFTQEAYDKFNMSEEDHKLMKAIEEAQKAEKDEDKEEDKKDKKEKKEEEIKDLKFDWDGMKERKKRLTTHSSSLSDAVLSKDGEKIYYLSSFEDKNNLWETNLRTGETKMSVKLNSRGGSLVWDKKQENLYLLSGGNISKIDVDKEKSEAIKIAGDMYYDEDAEREKMFDHVYIRTKNIFYEPTFHGKNWDSLYVQYKKYLPHIGNSYEFAEMLSEMLGELNVSHSGAGYRNRSNDGDETASLGIFMDYDFEGNGIKIAEVIKGGPLDKAAYDIEPGMVITAIDGETIENDQDIAKYLNHKANKFVLLEIKDPEAKEPKQITMKPISLGQERSLLYNRFVRINRKEVEEKSNGKLGYVHIPGMSDEPYRSIYEDMMGKYFETEGVIVDTRFNGGGDLVADLAAFFTGTPFITYETEDKVVGGEPTSRWTKPTLSLFNESMYSDGHCYASGYTDLNIGTTIGMPVPGTCSFAGWEGLADGTYWGVVPVSAKNKAGEWMENNQTEPDIIVKNMPGVISEGRDQQLEKGIEILLDQVTPKEK; encoded by the coding sequence ATGAGGAAAATTCTCTTTTCACTTTTCGCAATACTTTTGGGAGTAGGGCAAAGTTTTGCCCAGGTTACCCCAAAATGGATTCGATACCAAACGATTTCTCCAGATGGGGAAACTATTGCTTTTACTTATAAAGGCAATTTATATACCGTTGCTACAAGTGGTGGCGATGCAAAACAGATCACATTTCATAAAGCTCATGATTATATGCCTGTTTGGAGTAAAGACGGTAAACAGCTTGCTTTTGCTTCAGATCGTTATGGGAATTTTGATGTTTTTGTGATGGATGCTTTGGGCGGCCCGGCAACTCGACTAACGTATCATAGCAACGATGAGCAACCTTTTAGTTTTTCTGCAGATAACAAATCGGTTATTTTTGGTGCAGTTCGCCAGGATTTGGCAACACATCGGCAGTTTCCAGCAAGTTATCAGCCCGAATTATATCGCGTTCCTACGACATGTGGACGTGTAGATCAGATTTTTACAATACCGGCAGAATATGTTCAGATAAGTAAAGATGGAAAAACCATGGTATATCACGATAAAGTTGGTAGCGAGAACGAATGGCGTAAACATCACGTATCTTCAGTAACCCGTGATCTTTGGACATACGATGTTGATCAGGATAAGCATACGATGATTACGTCGTTTAAAGGAGAAGATCGCCAGCCTATTTTTGATGATTCAGAAGAGAATTTATATTACTTAAGTGAAGAAAGTGGAAATTTTAACGTGCATAAGTTATCCATAGAAAATCCTAAGGAAACCGAGCAATTAACCAGTTTTGAAAGTTTCCCTGTTCGTTTTTTAAGTTTTGGAAATGGAACTTTGGCTTTTGGGTACGATGGTGAGTTATATACCATGAGGGAAGGGCAGGAGCCTAAAAAAGTTGATGTAAATATCAGAACACAGCCTGTAGACAATAATGATAATTATATAAGTATTAAAGATGGTGTACAGGAAATGGATGTTTCCCCAAATGGTAAAGAAATTGCTTTTGTAGCCAGAGGAGAGGTTTTTGTAACCTCGGTAGATGGATCTTTAACCAAGCGAATTACCGATACGCCAAATCAGGAACGTTTTGTGTCGTTTACACCTGATGGTAAATCACTGGTGTATTCCAGTGAGCGAGATGGAAAATGGAATATTTATAAAACCGAAATTGTAAGAAAAGAGGAACCTTTTTTCTATGCTTCAACCTTACTAAAAGAAGAACCGGTAATTGAAGCCGATACCGATAGTTATATCCCTAAATATTCTCCTGATGGTAAAAAGCTAGCTTATATTTCAGGACGAAGAAACTTACGAGTAAAAGAGCTGTCTTCGGGAAAAGAAATCGACCTTTTAACTTCGGATGATCTATTTACCATGAGTGATGGTGATCAATATTTTACATGGAGTCCTGATAGCAAGTGGATTTTGATGGACTGGGGAAAATTATTAAGTAATAATGAAGTGTTGTTACTGGCTGCAGATGGTAGTAAACGGGAAAATTTAACCGAAAGTGGCTATCAGGATTATAACCCAAAATGGGTAAACGAAGGTAAGCAGATGCTTTGGTTTAGTAACCGCAATGGGCTAAAAAGTTACGCCACTAGCGGAAGAACAGAGGCCGATGTTTATTCGATGTTTTTTACCCAGGAAGCTTATGATAAATTCAATATGTCTGAAGAAGATCATAAGCTCATGAAAGCTATTGAAGAAGCTCAGAAAGCCGAGAAAGATGAGGACAAAGAAGAGGATAAAAAAGATAAGAAAGAGAAGAAAGAGGAAGAAATTAAAGATCTAAAGTTTGATTGGGACGGGATGAAAGAGAGAAAAAAACGTCTTACCACGCATTCCAGCAGCTTAAGTGATGCCGTGCTTTCTAAAGATGGAGAGAAAATTTATTACCTGTCAAGTTTCGAGGATAAAAACAATCTTTGGGAAACCAATCTTCGCACCGGTGAAACCAAAATGTCGGTAAAACTAAATTCCAGAGGGGGAAGCTTAGTTTGGGATAAAAAACAGGAAAATCTTTATCTGTTAAGCGGTGGAAATATTTCTAAAATCGATGTGGATAAAGAAAAGTCAGAAGCAATTAAGATTGCCGGAGATATGTATTATGATGAAGATGCTGAGCGTGAAAAAATGTTCGATCATGTATATATAAGAACGAAGAATATTTTCTATGAGCCAACATTCCACGGGAAAAACTGGGATTCGTTGTACGTTCAGTATAAAAAATACCTGCCGCATATTGGTAATTCGTATGAGTTTGCTGAAATGCTTTCCGAAATGCTAGGCGAACTAAATGTTTCGCATTCTGGAGCGGGATACCGTAACCGAAGCAATGATGGCGACGAAACCGCATCGCTTGGTATTTTTATGGATTATGATTTTGAAGGAAACGGAATTAAAATTGCTGAAGTTATCAAAGGCGGTCCACTAGATAAAGCGGCTTATGATATCGAACCGGGAATGGTGATTACGGCTATTGATGGCGAAACGATTGAAAATGATCAGGACATTGCAAAATACCTAAATCATAAAGCCAACAAATTTGTGTTGTTGGAGATTAAAGACCCTGAAGCAAAAGAGCCAAAGCAAATCACCATGAAGCCTATCTCTTTAGGGCAAGAGCGCAGTTTGTTGTATAACCGCTTTGTAAGAATCAATAGAAAAGAAGTAGAAGAAAAAAGTAACGGGAAACTGGGGTACGTACATATTCCGGGAATGAGCGATGAGCCTTATCGCTCGATCTACGAGGATATGATGGGGAAATATTTTGAAACCGAAGGCGTGATCGTGGATACCCGTTTTAATGGAGGTGGCGATCTGGTTGCAGATCTTGCAGCTTTCTTTACAGGAACTCCGTTTATCACTTATGAAACTGAAGATAAAGTTGTAGGAGGAGAACCAACTTCACGATGGACGAAGCCAACACTCTCTCTATTTAATGAAAGTATGTATTCAGATGGGCATTGTTATGCCAGTGGGTATACCGATTTAAATATCGGGACTACTATTGGAATGCCGGTACCAGGAACCTGTAGTTTTGCCGGTTGGGAAGGTCTTGCCGATGGTACATATTGGGGAGTTGTTCCGGTAAGTGCTAAAAATAAAGCCGGTGAATGGATGGAAAATAACCAAACCGAACCCGATATTATAGTGAAAAATATGCCGGGCGTGATTAGCGAAGGTCGCGATCAGCAATTAGAAAAAGGAATAGAAATTTTATTAGATCAGGTTACTCCAAAGGAAAAGTAA
- a CDS encoding ATP-binding cassette domain-containing protein has protein sequence MRHLAIYARDHKLVSRLIDDLKKDKKVPGFEGLQHKNGFEHSEAVLQNFIKDDQKHGNSVLVKDESRSLRTFSSGEKRKALLEYLLKKQPEYLILDDPFDCLDVQSVANFKERLAEVKSDFILVQIFRREEDILPFIDIILDFDGAGNTVFKNKADFIENKQGFLEEIKRIPAAPKVFEGIPESLIQLKNVNVAYEDRPILSNISWEVKRSEFWKLTGPNGSGKTTILSMIYGDNPKAYGVDLFLFGKKKGSGESVWEIKKKIGYFSPSITELFIRRNSVEEMLISGLVDSIGLYQKPSDKQRALAKQWLETLGFQEKAKKVFNDLSNLEKRMLLIARAMIKHPPLLILDEPSTGLDDKSALKITNLINHIAAQSDTAIIYVSHRKEKGLHPDFEYELFPTENGSVGKIKIQ, from the coding sequence ATGAGACATTTAGCGATTTATGCGAGAGATCACAAACTGGTTTCCAGACTGATAGACGATCTTAAAAAAGATAAAAAAGTACCCGGATTTGAGGGATTGCAACACAAAAATGGTTTTGAACATTCTGAAGCTGTTCTGCAAAATTTTATAAAGGACGATCAAAAGCATGGAAATTCGGTTTTAGTAAAAGATGAAAGCCGCAGTCTGCGTACTTTTTCCAGTGGTGAAAAGCGAAAAGCGCTATTAGAATATTTACTGAAAAAGCAGCCGGAATATCTAATTTTAGATGATCCTTTTGATTGTTTAGATGTGCAATCTGTAGCGAATTTTAAAGAGCGGCTTGCTGAAGTAAAATCAGATTTCATCCTTGTGCAAATCTTTAGAAGAGAAGAAGATATTCTCCCTTTTATAGATATTATTCTCGATTTTGATGGAGCCGGAAATACGGTTTTTAAAAATAAAGCTGATTTTATTGAAAACAAGCAGGGATTTTTAGAAGAAATAAAAAGGATTCCGGCGGCTCCAAAGGTTTTTGAAGGTATTCCGGAAAGTTTGATACAATTAAAAAATGTAAATGTTGCTTATGAAGATCGGCCAATTTTAAGCAATATTAGCTGGGAAGTGAAACGCAGCGAATTCTGGAAGCTTACCGGACCAAACGGATCGGGTAAAACCACCATTTTAAGTATGATTTATGGCGATAATCCAAAAGCTTATGGCGTCGATCTTTTTCTCTTTGGAAAGAAAAAAGGTAGCGGTGAATCGGTTTGGGAAATCAAAAAGAAAATCGGCTATTTTTCACCTTCGATTACTGAACTTTTTATTCGTAGAAATAGCGTAGAGGAAATGCTAATATCCGGATTGGTAGATAGTATTGGATTGTATCAAAAACCTTCAGATAAACAAAGAGCATTGGCAAAGCAATGGTTGGAGACTTTAGGATTTCAGGAGAAAGCAAAAAAAGTCTTTAATGATTTATCGAATCTCGAAAAACGGATGTTGCTAATTGCCCGCGCGATGATTAAACATCCACCATTATTGATTTTGGATGAACCTTCTACCGGGCTGGATGATAAAAGTGCCTTAAAAATTACTAATCTTATCAATCATATTGCGGCACAAAGTGATACGGCAATTATTTATGTTTCACATCGTAAAGAAAAAGGACTACATCCCGATTTTGAATATGAATTATTTCCTACGGAAAACGGATCTGTTGGAAAAATCAAGATTCAATAA
- a CDS encoding ABC transporter ATP-binding and permease component, with protein sequence MPKPKKSLEPNKINLKESFASLKFVPRFFKEIRKVNPLLFFANIASRILSAVIPLALLWVGKIIIDEVVVQIDAEVKDFSRLWIFVVAELGLAVLSDLLSRAVSLTDALLGDQYSINTSVKIIEKTAELNLDQLEDSEFYDKLERARRQTTGRVGLMSNILTQGEDVIVII encoded by the coding sequence TTGCCAAAACCAAAAAAGTCTTTAGAACCCAATAAGATCAATCTTAAAGAAAGTTTTGCTTCTTTAAAATTTGTACCGCGATTCTTTAAAGAGATTCGAAAAGTAAATCCGTTGTTGTTTTTTGCCAATATTGCTAGCCGGATCTTAAGTGCAGTAATTCCGTTAGCCTTGCTGTGGGTCGGGAAAATTATTATCGATGAGGTCGTGGTACAAATCGATGCTGAAGTAAAAGATTTTTCCCGATTATGGATTTTTGTTGTTGCGGAATTGGGATTAGCGGTTTTATCGGATTTACTGAGTAGGGCAGTTTCCCTAACCGATGCTTTGTTGGGCGATCAATATTCGATAAATACTTCAGTGAAGATTATTGAAAAAACAGCCGAACTGAATTTGGATCAATTAGAAGATTCAGAATTTTATGATAAGCTGGAAAGAGCAAGGCGCCAAACTACCGGAAGAGTAGGATTAATGTCTAATATCCTGACGCAAGGCGAAGATGTAATAGTAATTATTTAA
- a CDS encoding deoxynucleoside kinase, translating into MCCIEKLFHLMFKELVKPDLYIYLYQNTELLQNIKKRGREYEQNIQPEYLMDINKSYLSFIKSQTNMKVQIIDISELDFVNNRKDYLKLLGEIKL; encoded by the coding sequence ATTTGTTGTATCGAGAAGTTATTTCATTTAATGTTTAAAGAGTTGGTTAAGCCAGATTTGTACATTTATCTTTATCAAAATACCGAATTACTTCAGAATATCAAAAAAAGAGGGCGGGAATACGAACAGAATATTCAGCCTGAATATTTAATGGATATCAATAAAAGCTACCTCTCTTTTATAAAGTCTCAAACCAATATGAAAGTTCAGATTATCGATATTTCTGAACTGGATTTTGTAAACAATCGCAAAGATTACTTGAAATTATTAGGAGAAATTAAGCTATAG